One segment of Carya illinoinensis cultivar Pawnee chromosome 1, C.illinoinensisPawnee_v1, whole genome shotgun sequence DNA contains the following:
- the LOC122291698 gene encoding NAC domain-containing protein 83-like translates to MAMNNDRYFFVKREPVSRNGNGKRIKTDLEGDSDGGWWKANTGDMEIKDSEGHLVGYTKSLTFFKYKNKEITIRKEATKTDWIMHEYWLASDSQHGPRTDPSTSEQAFLDTRITDINPSSDQLQASSGTGRSGTSDPSWELVSRPEAHDDEIDAILNLPPEKFQAFLESVLVL, encoded by the exons ATGGCCATGAACAATGACcgatatttttttgtaaagagAGAGCCAGTATCTAGAAACGGTAATGGGAAGAGAATCAAAACGGATCTGGAAGGGGATTCTGATGGAGGTTGGTGGAAGGCCAACACCGGAGACATGGAAATTAAAGACTCAGAGGGCCACCTCGTGGGTTACACGAAGTCGCTCACCTTctttaaatacaaaaacaaagagATCACAATCCGAAAAGAAGCAACCAAAACCGACTGGATTATGCATGAATACTGGCTAGCTTCCGATTCTCAA CACGGTCCGAGGACTGACCCATCAACATCGGAACAAGCATTTTTGGATACGAGGATCACAGATATTAATCCGTCGTCGGATCAATTACAAGCATCATCGGGTACAGGCCGGAGTGGTACTTCTGATCCATCATGGGAACTAGTTTCTCGGCCAGAAGCACACGATGATGAAATCGATGCCATTCTTAATCTGCCCCCAGAGAAATTTCAAGCATTCTTGGAGAGTGTTTTAGTACTTTGA